In Actinomycetota bacterium, the following are encoded in one genomic region:
- a CDS encoding phosphatidylinositol mannoside acyltransferase — translation MGQAADALTDAGFALGWGAVRRLPETAGYRVADRIADATWAMRRPAVGQLEANLARVVPTAGPAQLRELSRAGLRSYLRYWYQAFALPAWTPAEILDHVVADPATAAELDRLRDSGEGALLALPHMANWDLAGAWLCLSRGGLMTVAEVLRPQRVFDRFVAYRRSLGMTALPLGDPTTIRAMTGYLKAGGVVCLLADRDLGGHGVPVTFFGQAATMPAGPAVLAGLTGAPLYSVDLWYDGPRLHLAVDRLPVPAATDRQARVAAMTQDLADRFAAGISAHPADWHMMQPLWQHDLASRTAT, via the coding sequence CTGGGCCAGGCTGCGGACGCGTTGACCGATGCCGGCTTCGCGCTGGGCTGGGGCGCGGTACGCCGCTTGCCCGAGACCGCCGGCTATCGGGTGGCCGATCGGATCGCCGACGCGACGTGGGCGATGCGTCGCCCCGCAGTCGGCCAACTCGAGGCGAACCTGGCCCGCGTCGTGCCGACTGCCGGGCCGGCGCAGCTGCGGGAGTTGTCCCGCGCCGGACTGCGGTCGTACCTGCGTTACTGGTATCAGGCGTTCGCGCTACCGGCGTGGACGCCCGCGGAGATCCTCGACCACGTCGTCGCCGATCCCGCGACGGCAGCAGAACTGGACCGCCTCCGCGACTCCGGTGAGGGCGCGCTGCTTGCATTGCCGCACATGGCGAACTGGGACCTCGCGGGCGCGTGGCTGTGCTTGTCGCGGGGCGGTCTCATGACGGTGGCGGAGGTGTTGCGGCCGCAGCGCGTGTTCGACAGGTTCGTGGCGTACCGGCGATCCCTCGGCATGACCGCGCTGCCGCTGGGGGATCCGACGACGATCCGCGCCATGACCGGCTACCTGAAGGCCGGCGGCGTGGTGTGTCTGCTGGCCGACCGCGATCTGGGCGGTCACGGCGTGCCGGTGACGTTCTTCGGGCAGGCAGCGACGATGCCCGCGGGTCCCGCCGTCCTGGCCGGGCTGACCGGCGCGCCGCTGTACTCCGTGGACCTGTGGTACGACGGCCCCCGGCTGCACCTGGCCGTGGATCGGCTGCCCGTACCGGCGGCGACGGACCGCCAGGCACGAGTGGCGGCGATGACCCAGGACCTGGCCGATCGGTTCGCTGCGGGGATCAGCGCCCACCCTGCCGACTGGCACATGATGCAACCGTTGTGGCAGCACGACCTCGCGTCTCGGACTGCGACGTGA
- a CDS encoding glycosyltransferase family 1 protein encodes MRVGIVCPYAWDVPGGVQTHIRDLAAALRRRGLEVAVLAPAEDESELPPWVTSAGRPIPVPYNGSVARLNLGVRSTRRVRRWIRDGDFDVLHIHEPVSPSVSVIACWAATGPMVATWHASVERSRALNATFYLAQTAMEKISGRIAVSEAARRTLVDHLGGDAVLIPNGVACADFADAAPLPGWGRGQGAVLFLGRVDEPRKGLPTLLAALPQLLERRPQTRLLIAGPGDISTATGGMSPQVRSRIVQLGLVSEQEKVAALHSVDVYVAPNTGGESFGIVLLEAMASGTAVLASDLEAFRRVLDDGTAGATFRRNDADDLAAQLGSLLDDDDRRSGLVAAGHRRAADFDWDRISGDVIDVYESVTVSGDKVREDLRGQLGGRLQVGRGRGASRP; translated from the coding sequence ATGAGAGTCGGCATCGTGTGTCCGTACGCCTGGGACGTCCCGGGCGGAGTGCAGACCCACATCCGCGACCTCGCCGCAGCGCTACGGCGCCGTGGCCTGGAGGTCGCGGTCCTGGCGCCGGCCGAAGACGAGTCGGAGCTGCCCCCCTGGGTCACCTCAGCCGGCCGACCGATCCCGGTGCCGTACAACGGATCCGTGGCACGACTGAATCTCGGCGTACGCTCGACGCGCCGGGTGCGCCGGTGGATCCGCGACGGCGACTTCGATGTGCTGCACATCCACGAGCCGGTGTCGCCCAGCGTGTCGGTCATCGCGTGCTGGGCCGCCACCGGCCCGATGGTCGCGACGTGGCACGCCTCGGTCGAACGGTCCCGAGCGCTCAACGCCACGTTCTACCTGGCCCAGACCGCCATGGAGAAGATCAGCGGACGGATCGCGGTCAGCGAGGCGGCGCGCCGCACGCTGGTGGACCACCTCGGCGGCGACGCCGTCCTCATCCCCAACGGTGTCGCCTGTGCCGACTTCGCCGACGCGGCACCGCTGCCGGGATGGGGTCGGGGACAGGGCGCGGTCCTCTTCCTCGGCCGGGTCGACGAGCCGCGCAAGGGGCTGCCCACCTTGTTGGCCGCGCTGCCGCAGTTGCTCGAGCGGCGGCCGCAGACCCGACTGCTCATCGCCGGGCCGGGGGACATCTCGACGGCGACTGGTGGGATGTCCCCGCAGGTCCGGTCGCGAATCGTGCAGCTCGGGCTGGTCAGCGAGCAGGAGAAGGTCGCCGCGTTGCACTCGGTCGACGTCTACGTGGCGCCCAACACCGGCGGCGAGTCGTTCGGCATCGTGCTGCTGGAGGCGATGGCCAGCGGTACCGCCGTGCTGGCCAGCGACCTGGAGGCCTTCCGGCGAGTGCTGGATGACGGGACCGCCGGGGCCACCTTCCGCCGCAACGACGCCGACGATCTGGCAGCACAGCTCGGCAGCCTGCTGGACGACGACGACCGACGCTCGGGTTTGGTCGCCGCCGGCCATCGCCGGGCCGCGGACTTCGACTGGGACCGCATCTCCGGCGATGTCATCGACGTCTACGAGAGCGTGACAGTCTCCGGCGACAAGGTGCGCGAAGACCTGCGGGGCCAGCTCGGCGGGCGACTGCAGGTGGGTCGCGGCCGGGGCGCGAGCCGGCCGTGA
- a CDS encoding DUF3048 domain-containing protein has translation MTATRLHRRCVLLVPAAGLAIVLAACSGGGTAPVATESSAAPSASPADTGAAAAPVSAPAAAAADVSPFTGRPGGTGGPVIVVKLDNTTAAQPHAGLRDADVVYVEEVEWGLTRIAAVFSSHLPASVGPVRSARITDIELIPQYGKPAFAYSGAQRKLFPALRRGSFYDVAADHGIAGYARVSGRRAPYNLFADPAKLLARAPKATTAKSVGFTFAAAVPAGGTPGTKARVPWPASSAGFDWNATTKTYAVSLNGRPARAAEGGQQAASTVVIQYVKQGDSGFGDRYGGKTPLAKTVGTGTGVVLRDGQAFPVTWSRPDEASGTTYTAANGAPLPFAIGQTWVLLVKKGYKVTIS, from the coding sequence GTGACCGCCACGCGCCTGCACCGCCGCTGTGTCCTGCTCGTCCCGGCCGCCGGGCTGGCGATCGTGCTGGCGGCGTGTTCAGGTGGCGGGACCGCGCCGGTGGCCACCGAGTCCAGCGCCGCGCCGTCGGCGTCACCGGCCGACACCGGTGCGGCGGCCGCCCCGGTGTCGGCACCGGCGGCTGCCGCCGCCGACGTCTCCCCGTTCACCGGGCGTCCCGGTGGCACCGGCGGCCCGGTGATCGTGGTCAAGCTGGACAACACCACCGCGGCGCAGCCGCACGCCGGCCTGCGCGACGCCGACGTCGTGTACGTCGAAGAGGTCGAGTGGGGGCTGACGCGTATCGCCGCGGTGTTCTCCTCGCACCTTCCGGCGAGCGTCGGCCCGGTCCGCAGCGCCAGGATCACCGATATCGAGCTGATCCCGCAGTACGGCAAGCCCGCATTCGCCTACTCCGGGGCGCAGCGCAAGTTGTTCCCCGCGCTGCGACGTGGCTCGTTCTACGACGTCGCCGCCGATCACGGCATCGCCGGTTACGCCCGGGTCAGCGGCCGGCGGGCGCCGTACAACCTGTTCGCCGACCCGGCGAAGCTGCTGGCCCGTGCCCCGAAGGCGACGACGGCGAAGTCCGTCGGGTTCACCTTCGCCGCGGCAGTGCCGGCCGGCGGCACACCGGGGACGAAGGCGCGCGTGCCCTGGCCGGCGTCGTCCGCCGGTTTCGACTGGAACGCCACCACCAAGACGTACGCCGTGTCGCTGAACGGCCGTCCCGCCCGGGCGGCCGAGGGTGGTCAGCAGGCCGCGTCGACCGTGGTCATCCAGTACGTCAAGCAGGGCGACTCCGGTTTCGGAGACCGGTACGGCGGCAAGACGCCGCTGGCCAAGACGGTGGGGACCGGCACCGGCGTCGTGCTTCGCGACGGTCAGGCGTTCCCGGTGACCTGGTCGCGTCCGGACGAGGCGTCCGGCACCACGTACACGGCGGCGAACGGAGCGCCGCTGCCGTTCGCGATCGGCCAGACCTGGGTGCTGCTGGTGAAGAAGGGCTACAAGGTCACGATCTCCTGA
- the pdxS gene encoding pyridoxal 5'-phosphate synthase lyase subunit PdxS, with the protein MSTADPTTAVTGTSRVKRGMAEMLKGGVIMDVVTPDQARIAEDAGAVAVMALERVPADIRAQGGVSRMSDPDMIEGIKAAVSIPVMAKARIGHFVEAQVLQALGVDYIDESEVLTPADYTHHIDKWAFTVPFVCGATNLGEALRRLTEGAAMIRSKGEAGTGDVSNATTHMRSIRAEISRLSSMSADELYVAAKELQAPYDLVAEVAQAGRLPVVLFTAGGIATPADAAMMMQLGADGVFVGSGIFKSGDPARRAAAVVAATAHFDNPDVIAKVSRGLGEAMVGINVEQLPVDHRLASRGW; encoded by the coding sequence GTGTCGACCGCCGACCCCACCACTGCTGTCACCGGCACCTCGCGCGTCAAGCGCGGGATGGCGGAGATGCTCAAGGGCGGGGTGATCATGGATGTGGTCACCCCCGACCAGGCGCGGATCGCCGAGGACGCCGGCGCGGTCGCCGTCATGGCCCTCGAGCGCGTGCCGGCCGACATCCGCGCCCAGGGCGGCGTCTCCCGGATGAGCGACCCGGACATGATCGAGGGGATCAAGGCCGCGGTGTCCATCCCCGTGATGGCCAAGGCGCGCATCGGGCATTTCGTGGAAGCCCAGGTGCTGCAGGCGCTGGGCGTCGACTACATCGACGAGTCCGAGGTGCTCACCCCGGCCGACTACACCCACCACATCGACAAATGGGCGTTCACGGTCCCCTTCGTCTGCGGGGCAACCAACCTCGGCGAGGCGTTGCGGCGGCTCACCGAAGGCGCGGCGATGATCCGCTCGAAGGGCGAGGCCGGCACCGGCGACGTGTCCAACGCCACGACCCACATGCGGTCCATCCGGGCTGAGATCAGCCGGCTGTCGTCGATGTCCGCCGACGAGCTCTACGTCGCGGCCAAGGAACTGCAGGCGCCGTACGACCTCGTCGCCGAGGTCGCCCAGGCCGGGCGGCTGCCGGTCGTCCTGTTCACCGCAGGCGGGATCGCCACCCCCGCGGACGCCGCGATGATGATGCAGTTGGGAGCCGACGGGGTGTTCGTCGGATCCGGCATCTTCAAGTCCGGCGATCCGGCCCGCCGCGCGGCCGCAGTGGTCGCTGCCACAGCGCATTTCGACAACCCGGACGTCATCGCGAAGGTGTCGCGCGGCCTCGGCGAGGCCATGGTCGGGATCAACGTCGAGCAGTTGCCCGTCGACCACCGCCTGGCCAGCCGGGGTTGGTGA
- the pdxT gene encoding pyridoxal 5'-phosphate synthase glutaminase subunit PdxT: protein MTPTVGILALQGDVAEHEAALQACGAATRRVRGPADLAAVDALVVPGGESTTMSRLCEVFDLFGPLRERVAAGMPAYGSCAGMIMLADRLEGGRPDQQTIGGMDIVVRRNAFGRQVDSFEADLDAPSFGAGPLHAVFIRAPWVDSAGPGVTVLATVAGGPAAGRIVAVRQGVLLATSFHPELTGDVRVHRHFVDIVRGRA from the coding sequence GTGACGCCGACCGTCGGGATCCTCGCCCTGCAAGGTGACGTCGCCGAACACGAGGCGGCACTGCAGGCCTGCGGTGCGGCGACCCGCCGGGTCCGTGGGCCGGCCGATCTGGCGGCCGTGGATGCCCTGGTGGTTCCGGGCGGGGAATCGACGACGATGTCCCGGCTGTGCGAGGTCTTCGACCTGTTCGGTCCGCTACGGGAACGGGTCGCCGCGGGAATGCCGGCGTACGGCAGCTGTGCCGGGATGATCATGCTGGCGGATCGGCTGGAAGGTGGCAGGCCGGACCAGCAGACCATCGGCGGGATGGACATCGTGGTGCGGCGCAACGCATTCGGCCGGCAGGTCGACTCCTTCGAGGCGGACCTGGACGCCCCGTCGTTCGGCGCCGGGCCGTTGCATGCGGTGTTCATCCGCGCCCCCTGGGTCGACAGCGCAGGTCCCGGCGTCACGGTTCTTGCCACCGTGGCCGGTGGCCCGGCCGCGGGTAGGATCGTCGCGGTCCGCCAGGGAGTACTGCTCGCCACGTCGTTCCACCCGGAGCTCACCGGCGACGTCCGGGTGCACCGCCACTTCGTCGACATCGTGAGAGGGCGCGCATGA
- a CDS encoding YebC/PmpR family DNA-binding transcriptional regulator → MSGHSKWATTKHKKAVIDARRGKLFAKLIKNIEVAARQGGGDPAGNPTLYDAVQKARKSSVPLDNIDRAVKRGSGAEAGGADWQTIMYEGYAAGGVAVLVECLTDNRNRAASEVRTAMSRNGGSMADPGSVSYLFHRKGVVLVPKAGLAEDDVLLAVLDAGAEEVNDLGDDFEVVSEAGDVVAVRTALQAAGIDYESAEATFLPTVTVAVDADGARKVFRLVEALEDSDDVQNVYSNVDVSDDVLAELDD, encoded by the coding sequence ATGAGCGGCCATTCCAAGTGGGCCACCACCAAACACAAGAAGGCCGTGATCGACGCGCGGCGCGGCAAGTTGTTCGCCAAGCTCATCAAGAACATCGAGGTGGCCGCGCGGCAGGGCGGCGGTGACCCGGCCGGCAACCCGACGCTGTACGACGCCGTGCAGAAGGCGCGCAAGAGTTCGGTCCCGTTGGACAACATCGACCGGGCGGTCAAGCGCGGTTCCGGTGCCGAAGCCGGTGGCGCCGACTGGCAGACGATCATGTACGAGGGCTACGCGGCAGGCGGCGTCGCGGTGCTGGTGGAGTGCCTGACGGACAACCGCAACCGGGCCGCCAGCGAGGTGCGGACGGCCATGTCCCGCAACGGCGGCTCGATGGCCGACCCGGGCAGCGTGTCGTACCTGTTCCACCGCAAGGGCGTCGTGCTGGTCCCCAAGGCGGGATTGGCCGAAGACGACGTCCTGCTGGCGGTGCTCGATGCCGGTGCCGAGGAGGTCAACGACCTCGGCGACGACTTCGAGGTCGTCAGCGAGGCCGGCGATGTCGTCGCCGTCCGCACCGCACTGCAGGCCGCGGGGATCGACTACGAGTCGGCCGAGGCGACGTTCCTGCCGACGGTGACCGTGGCGGTCGACGCCGACGGCGCCCGGAAGGTCTTCCGCCTCGTCGAAGCGCTCGAGGACAGCGACGACGTGCAGAACGTCTACTCCAACGTCGACGTCTCCGACGACGTCCTGGCCGAACTCGACGACTGA
- the ruvC gene encoding crossover junction endodeoxyribonuclease RuvC: MRVLGVDPGLTRCGVGVVEGSAGRHVQLVYVDVLRTAPSDDVASRLCGIVLGIERVLDEYRPDLVAVERVFSQHNVRTVMGTAQAGGVVIAAAARRGLPVVLHTPSEVKAAVTGYGRADKAQVTAMVRRLLRLPVDPTPADAADALALAICQLWRGGVGDRLRSAAAAAPASRIPRRAPVATAPRIPRRTAAAPAPPGSRRTAAVREQPATAPRSGS; encoded by the coding sequence GTGCGTGTGCTCGGCGTCGACCCCGGGCTGACCCGGTGTGGGGTGGGCGTGGTCGAGGGGTCTGCCGGACGGCACGTCCAGCTGGTGTACGTCGACGTCCTTCGTACCGCCCCGTCCGACGACGTAGCGTCGCGACTGTGTGGCATCGTGCTCGGCATCGAGCGCGTCCTGGATGAGTACCGGCCGGATCTGGTTGCGGTGGAACGGGTATTCAGCCAGCACAACGTCCGTACGGTGATGGGGACGGCGCAGGCCGGCGGCGTTGTCATCGCCGCAGCGGCACGTCGCGGCCTGCCGGTCGTGCTGCACACCCCGAGCGAGGTGAAGGCAGCGGTGACCGGGTACGGCCGGGCGGACAAGGCCCAGGTCACCGCGATGGTCCGCCGGCTGCTGCGACTGCCGGTCGATCCGACTCCGGCCGACGCCGCGGATGCGCTGGCGCTGGCGATCTGCCAGCTGTGGCGAGGCGGCGTCGGTGATCGGCTGCGGTCGGCTGCCGCGGCGGCTCCTGCCTCCCGGATCCCGCGTCGCGCGCCGGTGGCCACGGCGCCGCGGATCCCGCGCCGTACTGCGGCGGCTCCCGCCCCGCCCGGCTCGCGCCGGACGGCGGCGGTGCGCGAGCAGCCGGCCACGGCACCGCGGAGCGGCTCGTGA
- the ruvA gene encoding Holliday junction branch migration protein RuvA — protein sequence MIAFVRGAVAAIGPEQAVVDVGGVGFAVQCTPATLATLRLGQQAQLPTALVVREDSLTLFGFADEEERVVFDLAQTVSGVGPRLAQALLATLSPDELRQAVAAEDLATLVRVPGIGRKGAQRLVLELKDRLGAPAPAAAAGRSAAPPAAGREWSAAVHSALTGLGWSTREADEAVAALRPVVDSGETASDLPTLLRLALRSMDRS from the coding sequence GTGATCGCGTTCGTTCGCGGCGCGGTGGCGGCCATCGGCCCGGAGCAGGCCGTCGTCGACGTCGGCGGGGTCGGTTTCGCCGTGCAGTGCACCCCCGCGACGCTGGCCACCCTCCGGCTCGGCCAGCAGGCGCAGCTGCCGACGGCCTTGGTGGTCCGCGAGGACTCGTTGACGCTGTTCGGTTTCGCCGACGAAGAAGAACGCGTCGTGTTCGATCTCGCGCAGACGGTGTCGGGTGTCGGGCCGCGGCTCGCCCAGGCGCTGCTGGCGACGTTGTCGCCGGACGAGCTGCGACAGGCCGTCGCTGCCGAGGATCTGGCGACCCTGGTCCGCGTACCGGGCATCGGCCGCAAGGGCGCCCAGCGCCTGGTGCTGGAACTGAAGGACCGGCTGGGCGCTCCGGCGCCAGCGGCTGCGGCCGGGCGCAGTGCCGCGCCGCCCGCCGCGGGACGGGAGTGGTCAGCGGCGGTGCATTCGGCGCTCACCGGTCTCGGCTGGTCGACACGGGAGGCGGACGAGGCCGTCGCCGCGCTGCGCCCGGTGGTGGACTCGGGGGAGACCGCGAGCGACCTGCCGACACTGCTGCGGTTGGCGCTGCGCAGCATGGACCGGTCATGA
- the ruvB gene encoding Holliday junction branch migration DNA helicase RuvB, which translates to MTSADGTVSGPRSDPDRLVGPEADAEEREVEGALRPASLREFVGQDRVRSQLGLVLEAARQRGRAADHVLLSGPPGLGKTTLATIIAAELGAPLRITSGPALQHAGDLAAVLTSLQPGEILFLDEIHRTARPAEELLYLAMEDFRVDVIIGKGPGATAIPLELEPFTLVGATTRAGLLPGPLRDRFGFTAHMDFYDPADLQTIVDRSARLLDVPLQPAAAAEIAGRSRGTPRIANRLLRRVRDYAQVHGDGAVDRSTAQAALDLFEVDADGLDRLDRAVLGALVRMFGGGPVGLSTLAVAVGEEPETIETVCEPFLVRAGLLARTPRGRVATPAAWSHLGLRPPPESGQAALPL; encoded by the coding sequence ATGACGAGCGCCGACGGCACCGTCTCGGGCCCCCGCAGCGATCCGGATCGACTGGTGGGACCCGAGGCCGACGCCGAGGAACGGGAAGTCGAAGGGGCGCTGCGGCCGGCGTCCCTGCGCGAGTTCGTCGGACAGGACCGGGTACGCAGCCAGTTGGGCCTGGTGCTCGAAGCTGCCCGGCAACGCGGGCGTGCCGCTGATCACGTGCTGTTGTCCGGGCCCCCCGGACTCGGCAAGACGACGCTGGCCACGATCATCGCGGCCGAACTCGGTGCACCACTGCGGATCACGTCCGGCCCGGCGCTGCAGCACGCCGGCGATCTGGCCGCCGTGCTGACCAGCCTGCAACCGGGCGAGATCCTCTTCCTCGACGAGATCCACCGGACCGCCCGGCCGGCCGAGGAGTTGCTGTACCTCGCGATGGAGGACTTCCGGGTCGACGTGATCATCGGGAAGGGGCCCGGCGCGACGGCCATCCCGCTGGAACTGGAGCCGTTCACCCTCGTCGGGGCCACGACCCGGGCCGGCCTGTTGCCCGGACCGCTGCGCGACCGGTTCGGGTTCACCGCGCACATGGACTTCTACGACCCCGCCGACCTGCAGACGATCGTCGACCGGTCGGCCCGGTTACTCGACGTACCGCTGCAGCCGGCGGCCGCCGCGGAGATCGCGGGTCGGTCCCGCGGCACGCCCCGCATCGCCAACCGACTGCTGCGGCGGGTCCGCGACTACGCCCAGGTCCACGGTGACGGCGCGGTGGACCGGTCCACCGCGCAGGCGGCGCTGGACCTGTTCGAGGTCGATGCCGACGGCCTGGACCGGCTGGATCGCGCCGTACTCGGCGCCCTGGTACGGATGTTCGGCGGTGGTCCGGTGGGCCTGTCGACCCTGGCGGTCGCGGTCGGCGAGGAGCCGGAGACCATCGAGACGGTGTGCGAGCCGTTCCTGGTCCGGGCCGGCCTGCTGGCCCGGACGCCCCGGGGCCGGGTGGCCACCCCCGCCGCGTGGTCCCATCTCGGCCTGCGTCCACCGCCCGAGTCCGGGCAGGCCGCGCTGCCGCTGTGA
- the yajC gene encoding preprotein translocase subunit YajC, whose product MPPEVPVDSLVTFVPLLLIAVVFYAFIIRPGKARQQRAREVLDQMQPGDQVMTTAGLFATVVAVHDDRVELEPSPGQRQTYLKRAIAEVIKPDDVIELDAAEPTRARTPGDPSDTETAG is encoded by the coding sequence ATGCCCCCGGAGGTTCCCGTGGATTCCCTCGTCACGTTCGTGCCGCTGCTTCTCATCGCGGTCGTGTTCTACGCGTTCATCATCCGGCCGGGGAAGGCCCGCCAGCAGCGGGCCCGCGAGGTGCTCGACCAGATGCAGCCGGGGGACCAGGTGATGACGACGGCCGGCCTGTTCGCCACCGTGGTCGCGGTGCACGACGACCGGGTCGAGCTGGAGCCGTCGCCAGGGCAGCGGCAGACCTACCTCAAGCGGGCGATCGCGGAGGTGATCAAGCCGGACGACGTGATCGAGCTGGACGCCGCCGAACCGACGCGGGCGCGCACACCAGGCGATCCGTCCGACACGGAGACTGCCGGCTGA
- the secD gene encoding protein translocase subunit SecD encodes MAPPRRAQPSRPLLVLGLLTLVLTVWAFWPGLEHTPRLGLDLRGGTQVILQPRPVQADAQITDDQLNQAVNIIRARVDGLGVAESDVSLQGSGNNAAIVVSIPGVNEDRIVELVGRTALLDFRPVEDILDPAAVSASASPSASATPSGSAPAATASPAPSPAASTTPAPAASTTPAPAASPSPSASAGSDAPTIVQSASNDAAFQQRLGELNCTDPRVYAGGSPDDPALWLGTCMKDGSAKFNLQPAFIRGTNVTDASAGIAQGGAGWQVNLSFDSEGAAKLAEVSGKLVGLPSPQNQFAIVLDGVVQSAPYFSSQIIGGQAQITGSFTAQEAQDLAQILKYGALPVTLDVASVENVTPTIGDDQLKGGIIAGILGLILVAAYLLLYYRALGTVAVLSLVVAAWLTYVLFVILGRTVGFTLTLAGVAGAIVAIGITADSFVVYFERIRDEIRDGRTLRQAVDTGWERAKRTILAADFVSLLAAVVLYVVSVGSVRGFAFTLGLTTLIDIAVAFLFSRPLVVVFSRSRWMQRGGPWTGLSPQRLGVAAKSPPGSRRSPAAQVVDAQQHEATAAAAVAAGATDEGDENR; translated from the coding sequence GTGGCCCCTCCTCGCCGTGCTCAGCCCAGTCGCCCGCTGCTGGTGCTGGGTCTGCTGACCCTGGTCCTGACCGTCTGGGCGTTCTGGCCCGGCCTGGAGCACACGCCTCGCCTGGGGCTGGACCTGCGCGGCGGTACGCAGGTGATCCTGCAGCCTCGCCCGGTGCAGGCCGACGCCCAGATCACCGACGACCAGCTGAATCAGGCCGTCAACATCATCCGTGCCCGGGTGGACGGCCTCGGCGTGGCCGAGTCGGACGTCAGCCTGCAGGGCTCCGGCAACAACGCGGCCATCGTCGTGTCGATCCCGGGGGTCAACGAGGACCGGATCGTGGAGCTGGTCGGCCGGACGGCGCTGCTGGACTTCCGTCCAGTCGAGGACATCCTGGACCCGGCCGCGGTGTCGGCGTCGGCCTCACCCAGCGCTTCGGCGACGCCCAGTGGCTCGGCCCCAGCCGCCACGGCATCGCCGGCGCCCTCGCCGGCCGCTTCCACGACACCGGCACCGGCCGCCTCGACCACACCGGCACCGGCCGCTTCGCCGAGTCCCTCGGCGTCGGCCGGCTCCGACGCTCCGACCATCGTGCAGTCGGCGAGCAACGACGCCGCGTTCCAGCAACGACTGGGCGAGTTGAACTGCACCGACCCGCGGGTCTACGCCGGGGGGTCGCCCGACGATCCCGCGTTGTGGCTGGGCACCTGCATGAAGGACGGCTCGGCGAAGTTCAACCTGCAGCCGGCGTTCATCCGCGGCACCAACGTCACTGACGCCTCCGCGGGGATCGCGCAAGGCGGCGCCGGCTGGCAGGTGAACCTGTCGTTCGACTCCGAGGGTGCGGCGAAACTCGCCGAGGTGTCCGGCAAGCTCGTCGGGTTGCCGTCGCCGCAGAACCAGTTCGCGATCGTGCTGGACGGGGTGGTGCAGTCCGCGCCGTACTTCAGTTCGCAGATCATCGGCGGACAGGCGCAGATCACGGGGAGTTTCACCGCCCAGGAGGCCCAGGACCTCGCCCAGATCCTGAAGTACGGCGCCCTGCCGGTCACCCTCGACGTCGCCTCGGTCGAGAACGTGACGCCGACGATCGGCGACGACCAGCTCAAGGGCGGGATCATCGCCGGGATCCTCGGCCTGATCCTGGTCGCGGCGTACCTGCTGCTGTACTACCGGGCGCTCGGCACAGTGGCGGTGCTCAGCCTCGTCGTCGCTGCCTGGCTGACCTACGTGTTGTTCGTCATCCTCGGCCGGACAGTCGGTTTCACCCTCACGCTGGCGGGCGTCGCCGGTGCCATCGTCGCGATCGGTATCACGGCGGACTCGTTCGTCGTCTATTTCGAACGCATCCGGGACGAGATCCGCGACGGCCGGACCCTGCGACAGGCAGTCGATACCGGTTGGGAACGGGCGAAGCGGACGATCCTGGCGGCGGACTTCGTGTCGCTGCTCGCGGCTGTCGTGCTGTACGTCGTCTCCGTCGGCAGCGTGCGCGGCTTCGCCTTCACCCTCGGACTCACCACCCTCATCGATATCGCCGTGGCCTTCCTGTTCAGCCGGCCGTTGGTGGTGGTGTTCTCCCGGTCCCGCTGGATGCAGCGCGGCGGCCCGTGGACCGGACTGTCCCCGCAGCGACTCGGCGTTGCCGCCAAGTCGCCGCCCGGGAGCCGTCGTAGTCCGGCGGCACAGGTCGTCGACGCCCAGCAGCACGAGGCCACGGCTGCCGCGGCTGTCGCCGCCGGAGCGACCGACGAAGGGGACGAGAACCGGTGA